One Rhipicephalus microplus isolate Deutch F79 chromosome 4, USDA_Rmic, whole genome shotgun sequence genomic window carries:
- the LOC142813849 gene encoding sex peptide receptor-like, translating into MPLLLVVTIIANTLIVVVLSQRHMRTPTNIVLLGMAICDMLTLLVPSPWYFYIYSLGNYERMLTPASACYAYNSMHEVIPNFFHTSSIWLTLLLAGQRYIYVCRPARARDWCTVPNVTRAMCWIMALAFAHQLPRFFDRTFEDVQFRWNDQVLWGCSMRTASWVRTVFAEHAYFIAYYAFKVVFVNTGPCTALVVLNLLLFKALKRARNKRLRLLQELRRKSEFKRHGDRNCTTMMLIIVVTVFLVVEIPLVVTVLLHVLINTIRVRTVSYESLNIVILFSNFFIMLSYPVNFAIYCGMSRQFRETFKDLFLVGSVVNRRENSSRYSMINGPRPSANETLL; encoded by the coding sequence ATGCCGCTGCTCCTCGTCGTCACTATTATCGCGAACACGCTCATTGTGGTTGTACTCTCACAGCGGCACATGCGGACGCCAACCAACATAGTGCTTCTCGGAATGGCAATCTGCGACATGTTGACCTTGCTGGTCCCTTCCCCGTGGTACTTCTACATCTACTCGTTGGGCAACTACGAGAGAATGCTCACGCCAGCTTCGGCCTGCTACGCGTACAACAGCATGCACGAAGTGATTCCCAACTTCTTTCACACGTCGTCCATCTGGCTGACGTTGCTTCTGGCCGGTCAGCGTTACATCTACGTCTGTCGGCCAGCACGTGCGAGGGACTGGTGCACGGTGCCGAACGTTACACGAGCCATGTGCTGGATCATGGCCTTGGCTTTTGCCCATCAGCTGCCCCGCTTCTTCGACAGAACTTTCGAGGATGTCCAGTTCCGGTGGAACGATCAGGTCCTGTGGGGCTGCAGCATGCGAACGGCGTCCTGGGTCAGGACAGTGTTCGCTGAGCACGCCTACTTTATCGCCTACTATGCTTTCAAGGTCGTCTTTGTCAACACCGGTCCGTGCACTGCGCTAGTTGTGCTCAATCTGCTTCTGTTCAAGGCCCTCAAGCGCGCCCGGAACAAGCGATTGAGGCTTTTGCAAGAGCTTCGACGCAAGAGCGAGTTCAAGAGACACGGGGATAGAAACTGCACCACGATGATGTTGATCATTGTTGTCACGGTGTTTCTTGTTGTCGAGATACCGCTCGTTGTGACAGTTCTTTTACACGTTCTTATAAACACCATTCGTGTTCGTACTGTATCCTACGAATCACTAAACATAGTGATCTTGTTTAGCAACTTTTTTATTATGCTTAGCTACCCGGTAAACTTTGCTATCTACTGCGGCATGAGCAGGCAGTTCAGAGAAACGTTCAAAGACCTTTTCCTCGTAGGATCTGTGGTAAACAGACGCGAGAATTCTTCCCGATACTCGATGATAAATGGCCCTCGTCCATCGGCTAATGAAACGTTGCTGTAG
- the LOC142814155 gene encoding sex peptide receptor-like: MTKADEDIIMDYDSDIMDTNLTEDYNYTSLIPLAEQIPMLVNLTNRGPPIEFALPLLGYAMPALLVVTIIANTFVVVVLAQRHMRTPTNIVLLGMAVCDMMTLLIPSPWFFYIYTLGNYANVLGPSSTCYAYNSMNEVIPNAFHTASVWLTLVLAGQRYFYVCHPTTAVTWCTVPRVLRTVCWVGFIAFAHQLPRFLDTVFIDVRFKWQGEVHYGCQMLVAEWVTQIFTAKAYFIAYYAFKVIFVNIGPCTVLVVLNILLFRALKRAQEKRAKLLKENRKSECKKLRDSNCTTMMLIVVVTVFLAVEIPLAVTIVLHVLINAFKVQLVSYYVLNITLLFTNFFLMLSYPVNFAIYCGMSKQFRKTFKDLFIMGTFVNKTQGSSRYSLVNGPRTVTNETIL; encoded by the coding sequence ATATCATGGACACCAACCTGACGGAGGATTACAACTACACCAGCCTCATTCCACTGGCCGAACAGATCCCAATGTTGGTGAATCTTACGAACCGAGGCCCACCGATCGAGTTTGCCTTGCCGCTGCTCGGATACGCCATGCCCGCACTCTTAGTGGTGACCATCATCGCCAACACGTTCGTCGTGGTCGTCCTGGCACAGCGTCACATGCGTACACCCACCAACATTGTCCTGCTGGGAATGGCCGTCTGTGACATGATGACCCTCCTCATTCCATCACCGTGGTTCTTCTACATTTACACACTAGGGAACTACGCCAACGTTCTCGGTCCTTCTTCTACGTGCTACGCCTACAACAGCATGAACGAGGTGATTCCGAATGCGTTTCACACGGCCTCTGTCTGGCTGACACTAGTTCTGGCTGGACAGCGCTACTTCTACGTCTGTCATCCCACCACAGCCGTCACTTGGTGCACCGTGCCGCGCGTACTGCGGACAGTGTGCTGGGTTGGCTTTATCGCGTTCGCGCACCAGCTGCCACGCTTTCTCGACACGGTGTTCATAGACGTGCGCTTCAAGTGGCAAGGCGAAGTGCACTATGGCTGCCAGATGCTGGTCGCCGAATGGGTCACCCAGATCTTCACTGCGAAGGCTTACTTCATTGCGTATTACGCCTTCAAGGTAATCTTCGTCAACATCGGGCCCTGCACCGTGCTCGTGGTGCTCAACATTCTGCTGTTCCGCGCCCTCAAGCGCGCTCAAGAGAAGCGTGCCAAGCTGCTCAAGGAGAACCGCAAGAGCGAGTGCAAGAAGCTGCGTGACAGCAATTGCACCACCATGATGCTCATTGTCGTGGTGACAGTGTTTCTGGCGGTGGAGATACCGCTCGCCGTGACCATCGTGCTGCACGTGCTGATAAACGCGTTCAAGGTACAGCTTGTTTCGTACTATGTTCTCAACATCACGCTGCTCTTCACCAACTTCTTCCTCATGCTGAGTTACCCGGTGAACTTTGCCATCTACTGTGGTATGAGCAAGCAGTTTCGGAAGACGTTCAAGGATCTCTTCATTATGGGCACGTTCGT